The following are encoded in a window of Mycobacteroides chelonae CCUG 47445 genomic DNA:
- a CDS encoding cytochrome c oxidase assembly protein, which produces MTTTSTASKTDSPIWTIVVGLAALAGLVAAAIGALSLAEALLATGLPNPGPVTSYGLPFVRAAAEIVAVVAVGAFLLTAFFVPPQSTGVLDVDGYRSLRVGTAASTALAVLSAVMVPLSISDVAGQPVSDFGLGELWTLAGEIETVNAWRWMAFIAAGVAIASRVVLRWSWTPLLVVGSVATLMPLALVGHSATGGAHDLGTNSLIIHLVSAALWAGGLVALLIHALRGGGYLDVAARRFSTLALWCYVAIGLSGIINALIRVQLSDLFTTRYGWLLVGKATALLVLGVLGYLQRRSAITALSEEPQNRRPLIRLAGMEAVIFAVTFGIAVGLGRTPPPPPVNLNPSPVEVAIGYTLDGPPTPQRLMFDWRFDLIFGTAAIVFAVTYLVGVRRLKARGDAWPVGRTIAWLSGCAFLLIATSSGVGRYMPAMFSMHMVAHMMLSMLVPVLLVLGGPITLLLRVLPAAGKGDPPGLREWVQIALHSSFSRFLTHPLVATSLFIGGFYGLYLSGLYDAAVDVHAAHLAMNVHFLLSGYLFYWVVIGIDPSPRRLPPVAKLGIVLVSLPLHAFFGVILMGTKSILGEKFYSNLALPWRIDLAADQHMGGAITWATGELPLLVVMIALVIQWSRSDERLARRQDRAADRDDDADLAAYNAMLAKMAQLDENSR; this is translated from the coding sequence GTGACCACCACCTCCACCGCCAGCAAGACCGATTCGCCGATCTGGACGATCGTCGTCGGCCTTGCGGCACTGGCGGGCCTGGTCGCGGCTGCTATCGGCGCGCTGTCACTGGCAGAGGCCCTGCTCGCGACGGGTCTGCCCAACCCTGGCCCCGTCACCTCCTACGGTCTGCCGTTCGTGCGCGCGGCCGCCGAAATCGTCGCCGTGGTTGCCGTCGGTGCGTTCCTGCTCACGGCCTTCTTCGTCCCACCGCAGTCCACCGGCGTGCTCGACGTGGACGGCTACCGCTCGCTGCGCGTCGGCACCGCGGCATCGACTGCGCTTGCGGTGCTCTCGGCGGTGATGGTGCCGTTGTCGATCTCCGATGTGGCCGGTCAGCCGGTGAGCGATTTCGGGCTCGGGGAGCTGTGGACGCTCGCAGGTGAGATTGAAACCGTCAATGCCTGGCGCTGGATGGCCTTCATCGCTGCCGGCGTCGCGATCGCCAGCCGGGTGGTGCTGCGCTGGTCGTGGACCCCGCTGCTCGTGGTCGGGTCGGTGGCGACGCTGATGCCGTTGGCCCTGGTGGGACATTCGGCCACCGGTGGCGCACATGATCTGGGCACCAACAGCCTCATCATCCATTTGGTATCGGCGGCGCTGTGGGCCGGCGGCCTTGTCGCATTGCTGATCCACGCGCTGCGCGGCGGCGGCTATCTCGACGTGGCCGCACGCCGGTTCTCCACGCTGGCGCTGTGGTGCTATGTCGCGATCGGGCTCAGCGGAATCATCAACGCGCTTATCCGGGTGCAGCTTTCGGACCTGTTCACCACCCGCTATGGCTGGCTGCTGGTGGGCAAGGCCACCGCGTTGCTGGTCCTCGGTGTCTTGGGGTATTTACAGCGGCGTTCGGCGATCACGGCACTGAGCGAGGAACCGCAGAACCGTCGACCGCTGATCCGGCTCGCCGGGATGGAGGCCGTGATCTTCGCAGTCACGTTCGGTATCGCCGTCGGCCTGGGTCGCACCCCACCGCCGCCTCCGGTCAATCTCAACCCCTCACCGGTCGAGGTCGCCATCGGTTACACGCTCGATGGCCCGCCGACCCCGCAGCGATTGATGTTCGACTGGCGCTTTGATCTCATCTTCGGAACGGCCGCCATCGTTTTCGCGGTTACCTACTTGGTGGGTGTCCGTCGCCTCAAGGCCCGTGGTGACGCGTGGCCCGTGGGGCGCACCATCGCCTGGCTGTCTGGTTGTGCCTTCCTGCTCATTGCCACATCGTCGGGTGTCGGCCGGTACATGCCCGCGATGTTCAGCATGCACATGGTGGCGCACATGATGCTCTCGATGCTGGTGCCCGTGCTGCTTGTTCTCGGTGGCCCTATCACGCTGCTGCTTCGCGTGTTACCCGCCGCAGGCAAGGGGGATCCGCCGGGGCTGCGTGAATGGGTGCAGATTGCGTTGCACAGCAGCTTCTCTCGCTTTCTGACCCATCCGCTGGTGGCGACGTCGCTGTTCATCGGGGGGTTCTACGGCCTGTATCTCAGTGGGCTCTATGACGCCGCCGTCGATGTGCATGCTGCGCACTTGGCGATGAATGTGCACTTCCTGCTCAGTGGATACCTGTTCTATTGGGTGGTCATCGGCATCGACCCGTCGCCGCGGCGGCTGCCTCCGGTAGCCAAGCTGGGCATCGTGCTGGTGTCGCTGCCCCTGCACGCCTTCTTCGGTGTCATCCTGATGGGCACGAAATCGATTCTGGGCGAGAAGTTTTACAGCAACCTGGCGCTACCGTGGCGGATCGATCTGGCCGCCGATCAGCACATGGGCGGCGCTATCACCTGGGCGACAGGAGAGCTGCCGCTGCTGGTGGTCATGATCGCCCTAGTCATCCAGTGGTCGCGTTCGGACGAACGGCTGGCCCGCCGACAGGACCGCGCCGCCGACCGTGACGACGACGCAGACCTGGCCGCCTACAACGCTATGCTCGCCAAAATGGCTCAGCTGGACGAGAACTCGCGCTAG
- the atzF gene encoding allophanate hydrolase — protein sequence MTVWIMQRPEDDIAAELQSSSGTLAGVRLAVKDNVDVGGVPTTAACPEYAYIPEHDAPVVAALRAAGAVVVGKTNLDQFATGLVGTRSPYGPVPDSRRPEYISGGSSSGSAVAVATGEVDIAIGTDTAGSGRVPAGLQGIVGIKPTVGVISTQGVVPACESYDCVTIFAASLATANRAMAAMSAASGPRLWPANTRLAAPPQPTVAVPRELPALDEVWGNAFHAAIERLRATGATIVEIDLAPFLAAAKLLYEGALVSERYAAVGEFIDANPGAALDPTVAQIVSGARDIPAHRLVRDRAEVQRLRDEAMTTLAGADALLVPTAPLHPTIEQVQADPIGVNATMGTYTNFCNLFDLCAVAVPAGTAGDAQFGVTVLARAFDDAVALDIAALITGDAAEQDVWPTAITLSYELAVFGAHLKGGPLEFQLTDLGARWVGPVRTASKYRMAALRTTPPKPGLTRSEEDGVSIGGEIWRLSPAALGTFLAQLPEPMLLGKVECEDGVWRTGFGCDGGAAQAGIDISEHGSWPAAVAAGAVS from the coding sequence TTCGGCTCGCGGTGAAGGACAACGTAGATGTCGGTGGCGTGCCGACAACGGCCGCCTGTCCGGAGTACGCCTACATTCCCGAGCACGATGCACCGGTGGTCGCGGCCTTGCGCGCGGCCGGTGCCGTTGTCGTCGGCAAGACCAACCTGGACCAGTTCGCGACTGGCCTCGTCGGTACGCGCTCCCCGTACGGCCCGGTGCCGGATTCACGCCGTCCCGAATACATCAGCGGTGGCTCCAGTTCGGGTTCCGCCGTAGCCGTGGCCACCGGCGAGGTCGATATCGCGATCGGTACCGACACCGCCGGCTCGGGGCGCGTCCCTGCGGGGCTGCAGGGCATTGTCGGGATCAAACCGACCGTCGGCGTCATCTCCACCCAAGGCGTGGTCCCGGCCTGTGAATCCTATGACTGTGTCACTATTTTCGCCGCGTCACTGGCTACCGCCAATCGGGCGATGGCCGCCATGAGTGCCGCGTCAGGGCCCCGGCTCTGGCCCGCCAACACCCGTCTCGCGGCGCCTCCTCAGCCCACCGTCGCCGTCCCGCGTGAGCTGCCCGCACTCGACGAGGTGTGGGGCAACGCTTTTCACGCGGCCATAGAGCGTCTACGCGCGACGGGCGCGACGATCGTCGAAATCGATCTGGCCCCGTTCCTTGCCGCCGCGAAATTGCTGTACGAGGGCGCTCTGGTCAGTGAGCGTTACGCGGCCGTCGGCGAGTTCATCGACGCCAATCCCGGGGCGGCACTCGATCCCACTGTTGCGCAGATTGTTTCCGGTGCACGTGACATCCCCGCACACCGCTTGGTGCGCGATCGCGCCGAGGTGCAGCGCCTGCGCGACGAGGCCATGACCACCCTGGCCGGCGCGGATGCGCTGTTGGTACCCACGGCGCCGCTGCATCCGACGATCGAACAGGTGCAGGCTGACCCGATCGGTGTCAACGCGACGATGGGCACCTACACCAACTTCTGCAACCTGTTCGACCTGTGCGCGGTCGCGGTGCCCGCCGGTACCGCCGGTGACGCCCAGTTCGGGGTGACGGTCCTGGCACGCGCCTTCGATGATGCGGTGGCCTTGGACATCGCCGCTCTGATCACCGGAGATGCTGCAGAACAAGATGTTTGGCCGACCGCGATCACCTTGTCCTATGAGCTTGCGGTGTTCGGCGCGCATCTCAAGGGCGGTCCCTTGGAGTTTCAGCTCACCGACCTGGGTGCACGCTGGGTGGGTCCGGTCCGTACCGCTTCGAAGTACCGGATGGCGGCGCTGCGCACCACTCCCCCTAAGCCTGGCCTGACCCGCTCGGAAGAGGACGGGGTGAGCATCGGCGGAGAAATCTGGCGCCTGTCCCCCGCCGCACTGGGCACTTTCCTCGCGCAGCTGCCCGAGCCCATGCTGCTGGGCAAGGTGGAGTGCGAAGACGGCGTGTGGCGCACCGGCTTTGGGTGTGACGGCGGCGCCGCGCAGGCAGGCATCGACATCAGCGAGCATGGCAGCTGGCCGGCGGCCGTCGCGGCGGGCGCGGTGAGCTAG